Proteins from one Oncorhynchus tshawytscha isolate Ot180627B linkage group LG16, Otsh_v2.0, whole genome shotgun sequence genomic window:
- the LOC112232596 gene encoding death effector domain-containing protein-like isoform X1: MTSQQHPLPNANVNPPLLVPQNSSAHHGRPHIHPNQLDSTQSSAAGHLAPHRGLMGGVGSSSVGTSSGVAVNRGASASCTNSAISRRPSSGRFEPWPEEAVDNAYGLYSLHRMFDIVGAQLTHRDVRVLSFLFVDVIDEYERGGIRSGRDFLLALERQGRCDETNFRHVLQLLRIITRHDLLPYVTLRKRQTVCPDPVDKYLEETSVRYVSPRGGESREATPHRRTGPQPVICCSPSGPQVGPPRTKPGPPLPSRKRKRAHTTGDCREKQTCDIRLRVRAEYCQHESALQGNVFSNKQEALERQFERFNQANTILKSRDLGSIICDIKFSELTYLDAFWRDYINGSLLEALKGVFITDSLKQAVGHEAIKLLVNVDEEDYQAGRRKLLRNLVTGGGAGAGAAATPEGSRGTPSS; the protein is encoded by the exons ATGACCTCACAGCAGCATCCCCTCCCCAATGCAAACGTCAACCCTCCCCTCCTTGTCCCCCAGAACTCTTCAGCTCACCACGGTAGGCCTCACATTCACCCAAACCAGCTGGACTCTACTCAGAGTAGTGCTGCGGGGCACCTTGCCCCCCACAGAGGTCTGatgggtggtgtggggtcctcatCAGTGGGGACCTCCAGCGGAGTGGCAGTGAACAGGGGCGCCTCGGCCTCCTGCACTAACTCTGCCATTTCCAGGAGGCCCTCGTCGGGACGCTTCGAACCCTGGCCCGAGGAGGCCGTAGACAATGCTTACGGTTTGTACTCGCTGCACCGCATGTTTGACATAGTGGGAGCCCAGCTTACACACCGTGACGTGCGAGTGCTCTCCTTCCTGTTCGTGGACGTCATCGATGAGTATGAGCGCGGAGGCATCAGGAGCGGCCGGGACTTCTTGCTAGCTCTGGAGCGCCAGGGGCGCTGTGATGAGACCAACTTCAGACACGTCCTGCAGCTGCTCCGTATCATCACGCGGCACGACCTGCTGCCCTACGTCACACtcaggaagagacagaccg TGTGCCCAGACCCAGTGGATAAGTACCTGGAAGAGACGTCAGTGCGTTATGTGTCccccagaggaggagagagcagggaggctaCACCCCATAGGAGGACAG GCCCCCAACCAGTAATATGCTGTTCTCCATCGGGGCCCCAGGTGGGCCCCCCCCGCACCAAGCCAGGCCCCCCATTACCGAGCCGCAAAAGGAAGAGGGCCCACACCACAGGAGACTGCAGGGAGAAGCAAACCTGTG ACATCCGCCTACGAGTGCGCGCAGAGTACTGCCAGCATGAATCAGCGCTTCAGGGAAACGTCTTCTCCAACAAGCAGGAGGCTCTGGAGAGGCAGTTTGAGAGGTTCAACCAGGCAAACACTATTCTCAAGTCCCGGGACCTGGGCTCCATCATCTGTGACATCAAGTTCTCGGAGCTCACATACCTAGATGCTTTCTGGCGGGATTATATCAACGGCTCCCTGCTGGAGGCCCTGAAGGGCGTCTTCATCACAGACTCACTCAAACAGGCAGTGGGCCATGAGGCCATCAAACTGCTGGTCAATGTGGATGAGGAGGACTATCAGGCTGGCCGCCGCAAGCTGCTCCGGAACCTGGTCACTGGAGGTGGGGCTGGGGCCGGGGCTGCTGCCACACCCGAAGGGAGCAGAGGGACTCCATCCTCTTAG
- the LOC112232596 gene encoding death effector domain-containing protein-like isoform X2 has protein sequence MGGVGSSSVGTSSGVAVNRGASASCTNSAISRRPSSGRFEPWPEEAVDNAYGLYSLHRMFDIVGAQLTHRDVRVLSFLFVDVIDEYERGGIRSGRDFLLALERQGRCDETNFRHVLQLLRIITRHDLLPYVTLRKRQTVCPDPVDKYLEETSVRYVSPRGGESREATPHRRTGPQPVICCSPSGPQVGPPRTKPGPPLPSRKRKRAHTTGDCREKQTCDIRLRVRAEYCQHESALQGNVFSNKQEALERQFERFNQANTILKSRDLGSIICDIKFSELTYLDAFWRDYINGSLLEALKGVFITDSLKQAVGHEAIKLLVNVDEEDYQAGRRKLLRNLVTGGGAGAGAAATPEGSRGTPSS, from the exons atgggtggtgtggggtcctcatCAGTGGGGACCTCCAGCGGAGTGGCAGTGAACAGGGGCGCCTCGGCCTCCTGCACTAACTCTGCCATTTCCAGGAGGCCCTCGTCGGGACGCTTCGAACCCTGGCCCGAGGAGGCCGTAGACAATGCTTACGGTTTGTACTCGCTGCACCGCATGTTTGACATAGTGGGAGCCCAGCTTACACACCGTGACGTGCGAGTGCTCTCCTTCCTGTTCGTGGACGTCATCGATGAGTATGAGCGCGGAGGCATCAGGAGCGGCCGGGACTTCTTGCTAGCTCTGGAGCGCCAGGGGCGCTGTGATGAGACCAACTTCAGACACGTCCTGCAGCTGCTCCGTATCATCACGCGGCACGACCTGCTGCCCTACGTCACACtcaggaagagacagaccg TGTGCCCAGACCCAGTGGATAAGTACCTGGAAGAGACGTCAGTGCGTTATGTGTCccccagaggaggagagagcagggaggctaCACCCCATAGGAGGACAG GCCCCCAACCAGTAATATGCTGTTCTCCATCGGGGCCCCAGGTGGGCCCCCCCCGCACCAAGCCAGGCCCCCCATTACCGAGCCGCAAAAGGAAGAGGGCCCACACCACAGGAGACTGCAGGGAGAAGCAAACCTGTG ACATCCGCCTACGAGTGCGCGCAGAGTACTGCCAGCATGAATCAGCGCTTCAGGGAAACGTCTTCTCCAACAAGCAGGAGGCTCTGGAGAGGCAGTTTGAGAGGTTCAACCAGGCAAACACTATTCTCAAGTCCCGGGACCTGGGCTCCATCATCTGTGACATCAAGTTCTCGGAGCTCACATACCTAGATGCTTTCTGGCGGGATTATATCAACGGCTCCCTGCTGGAGGCCCTGAAGGGCGTCTTCATCACAGACTCACTCAAACAGGCAGTGGGCCATGAGGCCATCAAACTGCTGGTCAATGTGGATGAGGAGGACTATCAGGCTGGCCGCCGCAAGCTGCTCCGGAACCTGGTCACTGGAGGTGGGGCTGGGGCCGGGGCTGCTGCCACACCCGAAGGGAGCAGAGGGACTCCATCCTCTTAG